The Caldisericia bacterium genomic sequence GTGGAGATACTTGCCGCGTGCGCAGCTGGCCGTGAGGGTCGTTGACAATTATGGCGGTAATGCTATCTTTATGGCCGGCTTGCTCCTCAATCAGCGACAAGCGTGTCAGCTTTGGGAAAACGGTTCCGCGATAGCTCAACGGTAGAGCGGGTGGCTGTTAACCACTAGGTTGCAGGTTCGAATCCTGCCCGAGGAGCCAGTTTTTATTTATACAAATATTATATTTGTATATAATTTGTTAATAATTTATTTATCTCCAGTAGCAATGAATATACTAATTTCTACATCTTGATTATTTTGTTCTGATTTTGTACAACAATTTTCACCTAAACAATCAATATAAAAATTCAAATTGATGTTCATCTAAATCAGTAATTAATATTTTTCCTCCTCTCTTTAAAACTCTTGTTATTTCTTTAATCTTATTGAAATTGATTCTACATGAAGTAAATACATGTTAGCAAAAATAAAATCTAAAGTTTCATCTTTTATTTGTAATATTTCGGATGTTGCAATAAGATAATCAATTGAATTAAAATTTTTAAACTTCTTTTTCATTTCATTTATCATTGCTTCAGATTGATCAAAAGCAAGAACTCTCTTAACCTCTTTGGAAAAAATTTATGTTATAAACCTGTCCCTGATCCAATATCTGCTGCTAATATCCCATGTTCAATATTGGCAACTGCAGTTGCTTTTTCTCTAACTGTTTAAGAAAAAAACCTTTTCGCAATATATCCCAATATTTGTCTATTTTATCAAAATACTCTTTACTTTCCTTAACTAAACTTATTTTTCTTAATAATTTATATCATATTTATCATATTAATCTTGATTCCAAAATTCTTTATAAAATATTTTTTGCCCCTTTTAATTATTTCATGTCCTTCTTGTTTCAGAAGTTCAATTTGTTTATCAATGCCAATTAAAAATTTTTCATTTAAACTTCCATCATTTTTTATAGTTCTCCAAAAGGGTAAATAATCTTGAGTTTCAATTGACGCATTTGCTGATACAACAACAAATATACCAGTTGTTAATGTACAACAATATTTTGTATTATATTTATTAGCAAGAATCTCACATATTCTATTCAAAGTAATTAATTTTCCTTCAGGAACCTTTTTCATTATTTCATATACATCAATTGCTGGCGCTAGAACAACAGAATCTCCTTGTTTAGCACCTAATTTTTTAAGTGCTTTGCTACATGGAAATCTCTCTTCAAAATAAATTATCTTTGGAAATTTTTTATTTTCATGTAATTTTTCATTCCATGATTTTCTTTTATATGTCATATTTACCTCCAAAAAATTATAATTAAATAATATAATTTTTTTATGGATTTTAGTAGTATTAAAATAATTAAAAGCAAAAGAAAGAGCTTTTGTATAGAAATTCTTGATACAAAAGAAATTGTTTTAAGAGTTCCATTAAAAACAAAAGGTGAGGAGATAATAAATTTTCTTTTTAAACATAAAAATTGGATTGAAAGGAAATTAAAAATAATTAAAGAAAGAGAAGATAATTATAAAGAGAAAAAATTTATAGATAAAGAAAAATTTCTTTTTTTAGGAAATTTTTATGAATTAAAACTTGTTGAAAAACAAAGAAGTTCACTTTTATTTGATAATGGATTTTATCTAAAAATATCAAAAAAGTTGAAGGCAAAAGAGCTTTTTATGAAATTTTATAAACAAAGGGCAAAAGAGATAATTTATGAAAGAGTAAAATTTTATGCAGATAAATATGGATTTAAATATAATAAAATAAAAATTACAAGTGCAAATAAAAGATGGGGTTCCTGTGGTGCAAAAGGAAATCTAAATTTCTCTTATAGAATTATTATGGCTCCATTAGAAATAGTTGATTATATTGTTGTTCATGAATTGGTACATACAAAATATAGAAACCATAAAAAAATTTTTTATGAAGAAGTTTCAAAAATCTTACCAGATTATAAAAACATGGAAAATTGGCTAAAAGAAAATGGTTATAGGTTAAAAATATAGACATTTGAAACTTTTTATCAAATTTAAAGTTTAGTTAAATAGAGGAGGTAAGGTATGAGTAAGAAGCTTTTAATTATAACATTAATTTTAACAATATTAGTTATAGGTTCAATAACATTATATTTTAAAATTAGGAATGCTGAACAGGGAGATTTTGAAAATGGAGAAATTATAATGAAAGGTACTATAAAATATATTGACCTTGAGGGTGGTTTTTATGGAATAGTTGGAGATAATGGTAAAAATTATTTACCTATTAACCTTTCACAAGAATTTAAAATAAATGGACTAAGAGTTAAATTTGAGGGGAAAATAAGGAATGATGTAATGACAATTTATATGTGGGGTACACCAATCGAAATAATAAAAATAGAAATAATTAAATAAATTTCAAGTTGACATAATATATTTCTTTTTATATATTTAATTTTATTATGATAAGGAAGATTCCGAGGTGCATGAGCACACAACATCCTGATAATGTTAATCCACCATTTTTTGCAGAAAATTCAGAAATGGGTGGAGAAGATGAGATAAAAGAGGCCTATTATGTTTTTTCACATCTTGGATGTGATGAACAAATGTGGGATTCAGAAGGAAAAGAAGTTGATAATTTTGTAGTTAAAAAACTTTTATCAAAATATGAAAACTATTTTAAAGAAAAGATTTTAGGAAAAGATGTTTTTATAACTTTAAGAGTTCCTAATCCAGAAATAGAAAAGGCTGAGTCAAAAATTTTGATAGAAACACTTGAAAGTATTCCAAGATCATTTGACGCAAATAAATTATTTTACAATTCTGAAGAACCTCCTATTTTTGAAGTTATTCTTCCTATGACTTCTAATTCAGAGAGTTTAAATAGAATTTATTATTATTATAAAAATTTTGTTGTTGGTAAGGAAAAATATTGTCTTTATGATGGTGATATAAAAGTTTGTGAATGGATAGGAGAAATAAATCCTAAGGAAATTAATGTAATTCCTCTATTTGAAGACATTGAACAAATGTTAAATTCTCATTTAATTCTTAAAGAATATTTAAAAGATAAAAAAATAAATTATCAAAGAGTATTTCTTGCAAGGTCTGATCCAGCTTTAAATTATGGATTAATTAGCGCTGTATTAATTAATAAAATAGCTTTAAAAAAGTTATTTGAATTATCTAAAGAACTTGATATAAAGATTTATCCAATTTTAGGAACAGGACCTTCTCCATTCAGAGGAAACTTAAATCCTGATAGAGTAAAAGAGGTTTTAAATGAATACAAAGGAGTTTATACATTTACAATACAATCTTCTTTTAAATACGACCATCCACCAGAAAAAGTAAGAGATGCAATAAATGAGATTAAAACAAGTATTTGTTCTGAACCAGAAAATATAGATGAAGAGAAGATTTTTGAAGTTGTAAAAAATTATTCAAATGAATATCAAAAACAATTAATAGAGTTAGCACCAGTTATAAATTTAATATCTAAATATGTTCCAAAAAGAAGAAAAAGAAAACTACATATTGGACTGTTTGGATACTCAAGAGAAAAATTTGGTGTTAAACTTCCAAGGGCTATACCATTTGTTTGTTCTATGTATTCTATAGGCTTTCCTCCAGAAATATTGGGAATTAACTCATTAACTAAAGACGATATTAAATTTATAAGAAATTTTTATAAAAACTTTAATTTAGATTTAAAAGATTCATTAAAATTTATTAATTTTGATTCAAAATATATACCTAATAAAATATTAAGAAAGTTAGATGAACTAGAAATTGATTTTGAATTTGATAAAGAACACAAAGAAATAACTGATTTTATAATTGATGCAATTCAAAAAAATAAATATGAAGTAATTTCAGATTTAATTTTAAAATCAGCATTAATTAGAAAGTTTTTAGGTTAAAGTCTTTTATTATTTTTCATTTGATACATTAATTCTTCTGCTAAAGTTATTATTTCATTTAAATTTAATTCTTTAAAATTTTTTATATTAACAATTCCGTATGAAATATAAATATTATTTTTATTAAGTATATCTTCAATTCTCTTTATAATATTTTCTCCTTGTTCTTTATTTGTATTTATTAAAAATAACAAAAACTCATCTCCACCATATCTTATTAACTTATCTATATCATTTCTTATTAAATTTTTTACAATTTTTACAAAATTTTTTAGAACTTCATCTCCAAAATTGTGTCCATACTTATCATTTATATGTTTAAAATTATCTATATCAATAAAAACAACACTTAAATCCTCATCATATCTTACTGCTCTTTTGTAATCTGATATTCCAAACTCATCTAGGTACTTTCTATTATATGCATTTGTTAAATGGTCGTGATATGATAAAAATTCTAATTCTTTTGTCTTTTTTAATAACTCTCTATTTAATCTTGCTATCTCATTTGATAATTCTGCACTCTCTTTCAATAATCTCTCTTGCTCAAATTTTAGATTTGCAATGACCTTTGAATAATCTCTAATTATATCTGTTTGATCTCCAAGAAAATAATTATATGAATTGAAGAATTCATTGATTTTATTCTCTATAATAAAAATAATTATTTTATCGTATATCTTAACTCCTGATATAGTGGCTAAAAACTCAATTTGGTCTATTTTTATAAATACTTCTGTAGGAGATAAAAATTTATCTTTATTAAAATTTTCTAAAATATTATTATAATCTTTTCCATGAAAGTTAAGTATATTAAAAACATTTTCAGATTCTAAATTAAAATTTAAATTACTAAAAGATTTTAATATTTTACCATTTTCATCTAAACAACATATAATCCAATTCATTTTAATTTAAAAAACTTTTAATCACATCAACTGCTTGTGAAGCATCTGAACCAAAACCATCAGCACCAATCCCTTTAGCAATTGAATAATTTAAAACACCTCTTCCGCCAACAATAATTTTTGAATCTTCTTTTATATTTTTTATTAATTCAATTAGTTTTTGTAAATTAGGTAAATTCAACATTAAAGTAGCCGATAGTGCAAAATATTTAAAATCTTTATTTTTAATTAACTCTATTATTGCATCTATAGGTGTATTTGAACCTATAAAAATCGTATCCATTCCTTCAAATTCTAAAAAATCAGCAACCATTCTTGCTCCAAGTTCGTGAAGTTCATTTTGACTACATATAACAACAATTTTAGGAGCATAGGGATCAAAGGTTAAAAATTCTCTGTAAATTCTTGATATTATCCATTGAATTAGATTTGTTACATAATGTTCATGAGCAACTGTTATTTTATTTTTTTGCCATAGTTCGCCTATTTTATAGAGGGTTTTTTGAAATATCTCTAAATATATATCTTTAATATTTATTCCTTTTTTTAATAAACTGTTAATTAATTCAAACGCTTTATCTTTTTCCATATTTAATGAATAATTTAGAAAATCGGTAAAATAATCTTCAAGTTTTGTTTTTACTTCCTCCTCTTTTATTTGATTATATTCTTTTAAAGAAGTATTATAAATTTCTTCTGTTTTTAATGCTAAATCTCTTTCAAAATATTTTTTAATATAATCTAACAAAATTTCATAACTAGTTAAAACGCCTTTAAAATTAAGATTGTAATTATCAAATAAAATTTTCAACCAATTTAAATATCTTACAAAAATGGTTCTGTCATTATAAGAGACTGACACAGCAAGATGATCATAATTGTAATTTAAATCTCTTTTTGTTACATTTTCTAAATATTGGGTTTTGAAATTTTCTGGTAATAGAGTTTTAAGTTTCTCATTAGTTTCTGATAATACTAAATCTTTCAATTTTTGAAACTCTTCATAAATTCTTAAACTAAATAACATTTCACCCTCCAATTTAATAAATTTAAATTAAATCACTTTAATTATATACCCTTTATTAGATTTTTTATTTTATTTATTAATTCATCCTTTATTTCATCATCCATCAAAGAGAAGTAAATATTTGAAACTAAATAGTCAACTTTATTTCCAATATCAAAATGTATATCATCTATTTCATAACCATATATATCTAAATTTCCCAATAAATTTTTGATTGCATCTGTTAATTGTAATTCATTATTTTTGCCAGGTTTTAAACTTGGTATAACCTCAAAAATCTCTGGTAAAAGAATATATCTTCCTATTATAGCTAAATTTGAAGATGTTTCTTTTTTATTCGGTTTTTCAATTAGATTTTTTGCTTTAAATAAACCTTTTTCTATTTCATCGCCTTCAATTATTCCATAATTTTGAACTTTATTATAATCTACTCTTTTAACTCCAATAATTATTCCTTTAAATTTTTCAAACACTTTTATTAATTTTAAAAGAGGTGGTTCTTTATAGAAAAAAATATCATCTGCAAGAAGTAGGGCAAATGGTTCATTGTTGACAAAATCTTTAGCTAAATAAACTGCATCAGCAAGGCCTTTTGGTTCTTTTTGTCTTATATAGTAAATTTTA encodes the following:
- a CDS encoding MGMT family protein, giving the protein MTYKRKSWNEKLHENKKFPKIIYFEERFPCSKALKKLGAKQGDSVVLAPAIDVYEIMKKVPEGKLITLNRICEILANKYNTKYCCTLTTGIFVVVSANASIETQDYLPFWRTIKNDGSLNEKFLIGIDKQIELLKQEGHEIIKRGKKYFIKNFGIKINMINMI
- a CDS encoding M48 family metallopeptidase; translation: MDFSSIKIIKSKRKSFCIEILDTKEIVLRVPLKTKGEEIINFLFKHKNWIERKLKIIKEREDNYKEKKFIDKEKFLFLGNFYELKLVEKQRSSLLFDNGFYLKISKKLKAKELFMKFYKQRAKEIIYERVKFYADKYGFKYNKIKITSANKRWGSCGAKGNLNFSYRIIMAPLEIVDYIVVHELVHTKYRNHKKIFYEEVSKILPDYKNMENWLKENGYRLKI
- the ppcA gene encoding phosphoenolpyruvate carboxylase — encoded protein: MSTQHPDNVNPPFFAENSEMGGEDEIKEAYYVFSHLGCDEQMWDSEGKEVDNFVVKKLLSKYENYFKEKILGKDVFITLRVPNPEIEKAESKILIETLESIPRSFDANKLFYNSEEPPIFEVILPMTSNSESLNRIYYYYKNFVVGKEKYCLYDGDIKVCEWIGEINPKEINVIPLFEDIEQMLNSHLILKEYLKDKKINYQRVFLARSDPALNYGLISAVLINKIALKKLFELSKELDIKIYPILGTGPSPFRGNLNPDRVKEVLNEYKGVYTFTIQSSFKYDHPPEKVRDAINEIKTSICSEPENIDEEKIFEVVKNYSNEYQKQLIELAPVINLISKYVPKRRKRKLHIGLFGYSREKFGVKLPRAIPFVCSMYSIGFPPEILGINSLTKDDIKFIRNFYKNFNLDLKDSLKFINFDSKYIPNKILRKLDELEIDFEFDKEHKEITDFIIDAIQKNKYEVISDLILKSALIRKFLG
- a CDS encoding GGDEF domain-containing protein, with translation MNWIICCLDENGKILKSFSNLNFNLESENVFNILNFHGKDYNNILENFNKDKFLSPTEVFIKIDQIEFLATISGVKIYDKIIIFIIENKINEFFNSYNYFLGDQTDIIRDYSKVIANLKFEQERLLKESAELSNEIARLNRELLKKTKELEFLSYHDHLTNAYNRKYLDEFGISDYKRAVRYDEDLSVVFIDIDNFKHINDKYGHNFGDEVLKNFVKIVKNLIRNDIDKLIRYGGDEFLLFLINTNKEQGENIIKRIEDILNKNNIYISYGIVNIKNFKELNLNEIITLAEELMYQMKNNKRL
- a CDS encoding cobalamin-dependent protein (Presence of a B(12) (cobalamin)-binding domain implies dependence on cobalamin itself, in one of its several forms, or in some unusual lineages, dependence on a cobalamin-like analog.), translating into MLFSLRIYEEFQKLKDLVLSETNEKLKTLLPENFKTQYLENVTKRDLNYNYDHLAVSVSYNDRTIFVRYLNWLKILFDNYNLNFKGVLTSYEILLDYIKKYFERDLALKTEEIYNTSLKEYNQIKEEEVKTKLEDYFTDFLNYSLNMEKDKAFELINSLLKKGINIKDIYLEIFQKTLYKIGELWQKNKITVAHEHYVTNLIQWIISRIYREFLTFDPYAPKIVVICSQNELHELGARMVADFLEFEGMDTIFIGSNTPIDAIIELIKNKDFKYFALSATLMLNLPNLQKLIELIKNIKEDSKIIVGGRGVLNYSIAKGIGADGFGSDASQAVDVIKSFLN
- a CDS encoding UTP--glucose-1-phosphate uridylyltransferase; the encoded protein is MKIKKGVLPLAGLGTRLLPITKSQPKEMLPIYDKPSLHHVLIEAKESGIDNFLFIIGKGKESIEAYFDYSYELEKKLENENKIDLIKKLKEIYEIGKIYYIRQKEPKGLADAVYLAKDFVNNEPFALLLADDIFFYKEPPLLKLIKVFEKFKGIIIGVKRVDYNKVQNYGIIEGDEIEKGLFKAKNLIEKPNKKETSSNLAIIGRYILLPEIFEVIPSLKPGKNNELQLTDAIKNLLGNLDIYGYEIDDIHFDIGNKVDYLVSNIYFSLMDDEIKDELINKIKNLIKGI